Within the Anaerohalosphaeraceae bacterium genome, the region TGTACGCCACAATGCGGCCCACAATCGGCATCCCAGCCAGCATCAGATCCCCGATTAAATCCACCACCTTATGACGCACACACTCATCCGGAAACCGATAACTGTTCCGAATGGGCCCGTCGGAGCTGATGACCAGAATCTGACGGGGACTCAAATGCGTCCCGATTCCCGCCGCCTGCATCTGACGGGCCTCCGCCTCCAGAACAAACGTCCGCGCCGGCGCCAGATGCGTCGCAAAATGCGCCTCACTGAGCCGGCACGAATACGTCTGCCGGCCGATCCCCGTATGCTGCGTGTAATCCATATCAAACGTCAGGTGCAGCCCGCCCGTCGCATCCGGCAGTGCATAAATCGCCTTCTCTCCGTCCTGAATGCACACCGGCTCGCGAATCACCAGCTCCCGACGGGGCTTATTCTGTTCCACCGGCTCGCATTTCACCAGCGTCTTGAAATACTCCTCGCTGCTGCCGTCAAACCCCGGCAGTTCCGATGCATCCATCTCAATAATCAGATTGTCCAGCCCCAGCGCCGCCGCCGCTGCAAGACAGTGCTCCGACGTCTCAATCAGCACATCCCCGTTGCCCAGGGCGGACCGACGCTGCCGTTCCACAATCGACTCCGGACAGACCCGTATCCGAACCGGACGCTCCAAATCCGTCCGGACGAACACAATCCCTGTATCCGGCTCGGCAGGCCGAAACACTACATGGGCTTCCTGTCCGAAAAACAGCCCGCGTCCGGACAGTTCTCCCTCATGCCGGATTGTTTTTTGCATTTTCAAGCTGCTGAATCCTTTTCTTCAGTTCCCGGACCTCTTCGGCCAGTTTCGGCAGCCGCCGGTACCACACGGCTGAGCGCTTTTCCGCCGCGATTTCCTGCGCCGGTGTTCCCCAAACCTGACCGCCCGGCTCGACATTCTCGACAATCGTGGCCGCCGCTCCGGCCATCGCCCCGGAGCCGACCGTGATATGGTCTGCAACCCCCACCTGTCCGCCCAGCACGACCCCATCCCCGAGCACCGCACTGCCCGCCAGCCCGACCTGCCCGGCCAGCAGACACATTCGGCCGATGCGCACATTATGCCCGACCTGCACCAGATTATCAATCTTCGTGCCGGCCCCGACAACCGTCTGGCCGAATTTCGCCCGGTCCACACAGCTGTTGGCCCCGATTTCCACCCCATCCTCCAGAATCACCCCGCCGTTGTGCGGAATCAGCTGATGCCGGCCGTCCACAAACGCATATCCGAACCCCGTCGCCCCAATCGTGCAGTGCGACTGCAGGATGCAGAAGTTCCCGATGCGGCAGTCGTGATACACCACCACATTGCTGTCCAGCCGGCAGCGCGAACCAATCTGTGTCCGCTCCCCGATGCTGCAGTTGGGCCCGATGACCGTATAGGCCCCGATGCGAACCTGATGACCGATGTACGTATTCGGCCCGATGCCGACGCCCTCTTCGAGAACCGCATCCGGTTCCACAACCGCCGTCGGATGCACACCCTTCCAGCTCGTCAGCGGCGGAGCAAACAGCTTCAGCGCCTCAATCAGGGCCTTCTGAACATTCCCGACAACAATCTGCGTTAGACGGCAGTTCTCCGTCTCCTGCGGAACCAAAACCGCCGCCGCCCGGCAATCCGCCAGCAGCGGACGCTGCTTTTCCTCCGTCAGGAAACTCACTTCCTCCGGCGACGCATCCCGAAGCGTATTGACGCCGTGAACGGTCTGCCGTCCCGGTCCGCACAGCCGCCCCCCCAGCCGTTCCGCCAGCTCCGCTACCGTCATTTCCCGAACCGAAGGTCCGCCTTCCATTTCTGAAATCCTTTTCCCGTCTGACTAATTGCTCAGCTTATCCAGAGCCGCCAGCACCTCATCCGTAATATCCAGTTCCGGCCGGCTGTACAGCACCTTCTGCGTCTTGACGCTCAGCATAAAATCCCGCAGCGTCGGCGCCGGCATCTCCAGGGTCTCCTTGCCCACCACCATATCCAGCCCCTTCTCCCGGGCCACCATCTCAATCACCTTCAGAAAATCGCTGTACAGCGCCTCCATCCACTGCTGCATTTCCTGCGTGAACTTGTTCTCGTAAAACGTATTGCGCCCTTCCATCACCGCCCGCTTCTCTTCATATTCGCCCATCAGTGCAAAATAGTCGCTGCTGCCGGGCTTGAGCTGCTTGATATTCGCCTGCAGGGTTTCCAGGTCCTTGCGCATCTGCTGAAATTCCGCCTGTACCCGGCTTCGGTCCGCCTCCGCCTTTTCCTGCCACTGCTTGTTCTTTTTGCAGTTCTCCAGAATCTTCGTCACATCCACAACCCCAATCCGAGCCGGCGCATATTTCTCCTCCGATGCTGCAAATCCCTGCTGAAAAAGCATCCACGCCGCACAACCCGCCAGCACAGCCGTTAAAATCCATCCATGTCCTTTGTGTCCGTTCATTTCATTCGCCTTTCCGAATCTCAATTAGTCTTTCCGCTGCTTCGTCGTTTTGAGTTTTGCTGTTCAACTTCTGACTTTTTAAAACAGAGCCCCCACCGAAAAACTGAAGGCCTGCGTTTCATCATCATCATCTTTGGTAATCGGAGCCCCCAGTTCAAACCGCATCGGCACCGGTCCGAAAATCTGCGGAATTAAAATCTGAATTCCCGTGCCGACTGACGTGCGGATCGGCCCGCTCTCAAATAAGCCGGCATCTGTAAACAGCAGCCATGAAAACGTCTCGCTGCCCAGCGGAATGGCAGCCTCCACACTGCCCTGAACCATCCAGTCGCTGCCGATTGGGTCATCATTCTCGCCGCGCGGGCTGATGCCGCGATACCGAAAGCCCCGAATCGACCCGATGCCCCCGCCGTAAAACCGGTCATACGTCGGACTGCTGCCGACCACCGTGCCGCCGAACAGCTTGGTTTCCAGGATCGTCTTGTGTTCGGCCAAATCCTCATACAGTGTCTTATACCACCGCTGGGTCGCCGTCACCAGGCCGTAGGTGTGGTCCCCGAGCACTTGTTCATACCCAGCGTCAAAATTATATCCTTTGCTCGGGCGAAACCGGCTGTCGGTCTTGTCCAGCCCCATCCAGAACCGTGTCCCAAGCCGCAGGTTGTCGCCTGCCACATCCAAAACATCCGACGGCACCACATCATCCAGATTTTCGACGCTCACATTTTCAAATCGGAACGAAATCCCCCTCCGCCAGTCATCCGGATAGCGCCGCGTCAGACCGAAACTCGGTCCGGTCCGCTTTTCATCATACGATTCCCGAATCCGCGTAAAGCCGGAATATGCCAAATCCAGCGCCAGCGGCTGGTCATACAGATACGGCTCGGTAAAACCGACCGAATAACTCGTCCACCGGCGGCCCGGACTGTACATCGCCCGAAACCGCTGACCCGCCCCGCGAAACGCCTTGCCGGTAAACAAATCCGAAAAGCTCGTCGGCCAGTCCGTAATATCAAAGTTCCGCTGGTCCAGGGATATCTGACCGATCAGCCCGCTGTCGCTGGCAATCCCCGCTCCCAGCATAATCGTTCCCGTCTGCCCCTCCGCAATCTGCACCAGCGCATCCCGACGCTGCGGTTCCGTCCCGCTGGGCACAATCGTCACCGACTGGGCCGCCGTCGTCTGCTGAACAATCTTCTCCAGTTCACCCTTCCCGTCGCCCGCAGCTGCCGCCCCGTCATACCAGCTGCCCGGACGGAACCCTTCCTCATCCAGAACCCGCCGAATGGCATAATCTTTAATCATCCGATTGCCGGTAATCGTAATCTGGCCGATGCGGTACCGCGGCCCCTCCGTAATCTTCTGCTCCACGGCTACCCGATGTCCCTCCAGCTCCTTCCGCACCGTTTCCACCTGCACATCCAGATACCCTTCCGACCGATAGCGGGTGCGAATCTTCTTGACATCATACTCCAGCCGGTCCGGACTGAACGGCGAATCGGGCTTCAGTTTCAGCTCCGACCGAAGCGCCTCTTCATCCTCAAACAAATAGCCGCTGAGCGCCATCGATTCCACCTTGTACTGCGGCCCCTCCGTCACCCGAAACGTCACCTCCGCCGTCTTTCGGTCTTCACTGAACAATACCGAAGACTCCGCCTTGATGTCCAGATACCCCTGTTTGCGGTAAAAATCCAGCAGCTGCTGCTCATCCTTAGTCATCTGCTCCTGGTCCCAGTACACCGGAAACACCAGAAACTTCTTCGGACGCGTCTTGACGGCCTTGAGCAGCTGCTCATCCGAGAACGCCTCATTCCCTTCAAAAACCACCTTGCGGACTTTGGTCCGCGGGCCTTCCTCAATCGTAAAAATCACCTGTCCGACAATCAGCCGGCTCTCGTCCAGCGTCACCTTCGCCTGCGAATAGCCCTTCTTCCGGTAATACTCTTTCAGTTTTTCCACCCCCGACTTGACCTGAAACTGGTCCAGATAATCCCCCTGCTTGATTCCCAGCTCGCTGAGCAGACGCGAATCGCTCACCTTCTTGTTGCCCTGCAGAACAATGGAACGAATCAGGTTCTTTTCCACAATCACATAGGTGAGCACCACCTTGCCGTCCGCGACCTTGGCATTGTAATAGGCCGTATCCACTCCCTCCAGCGAGGCCAGCCGCTTCACATCCTCTGCGGCCTGCTCCGCCCGAAATACCTGCCCCACCCGGGCCCGCACGGTGGACAGCACCTGTGCACGGGTGAGCGTCACGGTGCCGGCCGTCTCAATCGACCCGATGACAAGCCCCTCCGGCTGGTCCTCCTGTGCCTGCACAAGGGACTCCGCCGTCAGCCATACCGCCAAAACCATCCCGAAAAGCCATCCTGTTCGCATTCGGCAACCTCCTGTCTGTTTCTCGCCGGTTCTGTCCTCAAATCGGCGGCTCGCGATAGTCCTCCGGCACAGAGCCCCGATATTTTTCACGAAACCGCGTGCACGCACCGTCAAACAGCAAATCAATCTTTCCCGTCGGTCCGTTTCGCTGCTTAGCTACAATCACCTCGGCGGTATTGTCCTCGGCGGCATCCTCCCCGTCGGAACGCCGATAATACGATTCCCGATGCAGCAGCAGAATCACATCGGCATCCTGCTCAATGCTGCCGCTTTCCCGCAGGTCGCTCATCCGCGGACGATGGTCCTCCCGCCCTTCCGGAGCGCGGTTCAGCTGGCTGAGCACCACCACCGGAACCGCCAGCTCCCGAGCCAGCGACTTCAAATAGCGGGAAATCGTGCTGATTTCCTGCTGGCGGGATTCGACCTTCCCCCCCAAGCTCATCAGCTGCAGGTAATCAATAAACACCGCCTGAATCTGATACTGGCTCTTGAGCCGCCGGCACTTGGCCCGTATCATCAGCGGCGTCAGGCCCGGTGTATCATCAATAAAAATCGGCTTTTCGGACAGCCGCGCCCCTTCCTCCACCAGCTGCTGATGCTGCTCGGTGCTGATTAACCCCTTGCGGAGCATCTGCAGGTTCAGACCCGTCCGGCTGCACAAAAAACGCTCCGTCAGCTGCTGCTTGCTCATTTCCAGAGAAAAAATCACGACCGGAAGGTCCGCATCCGCCCCGATGTATTCAGCCATATTCAGGGCAAAACTGGTCTTGCCCATGCTTGGACGGCCCGCCACAATAATCATATCCCCGTACTGAAGCCCGCCGAGCAAATCATCCAGCTCCTGAAACCCTGTCGGCACCCCCGTGACACCGGTGCCTCCTTTGCGGGCGTCAATCGCCTCAAACGCCTGATAAATCAGATTGCGAATCGGTTCGGCCGTCCCGCTGATTTTCCGCTCCGTCACCTGGAAAATCTTCTTTTCGGCCTCATCCAGCTTCTCATCGCTTTCCCCGGTCGGGTCGCAGACATCCTGCAGAATCTCCTGACAGACATACGCCAAATCCCGCAGAATCGACTTCTGCTGGACAATCTGCATATAGTACTCATAATTGGCCGCCGTCGGCACCGCTTCCGCCAGCCGCAGCACATACTCCATCCCCCCCACGGCCGCCAGATGTCCCTGCTTTTCCAGCTCGTCCTTCAGCGTCACCAGGTCCACTTCCCGCCGCTCTTCAAACAGATGCACCAGCGCTTCAAACACCAGCTGATGCTCCGGCAGTGAAAACGAATCCGCCTTCAGATGTTCCACCACCCGTCCGATGCACAGCGGATCCAGAATCATCGAGCCGAGCAGGGCCGCCTCGGCCTCCGGAGATGCAGGAATTTTCCGTCCCGCAACCCCCTCCGCTCCTTCCGCAGACCCCGCGGAGCGATTATTGACCGCTGGTTTCTTCGTCTGTGCCAAGGACTGCTTCCTCTGCGGCCACGATGACCCGCACCGTCGCCTTCAAATCCGACGCCGTTTTGATGACGACATCGCGCGTTCCCACTTCCTTGATATGGGCTTCCAGATGCACCATCTCTGCCGACACGGCAAACCCTTTCCGCTGCAGCGCCTCGGCAATATCCGCTTCCGTTACGGAACCGAACAAATGCCCTTGTTCGTTGGCCTTGGCCGTCAGGGAAATTTCAACGCCTTCCAGCGAAGCACTCAGCCGCTCTTTCTCAAGACGAGCCAGACGCCGGGCCTCGGCGCGACGCGCCTTTTCCTCCGCCAGCGACCGAATCGCCGCTTCCGTCGGAATCACCGCCAACCCCTGCGGCAGCAGATAATTGCGGGCATAGCCGTCTTTGACTTCGACAATGTCACCCAGCCATCCCAGTTTGGCTACATCTTCACACAGTAATACTTTCATCGCTTGACTCCTGTCATTCTGCT harbors:
- the lpxD gene encoding UDP-3-O-(3-hydroxymyristoyl)glucosamine N-acyltransferase; translation: MEGGPSVREMTVAELAERLGGRLCGPGRQTVHGVNTLRDASPEEVSFLTEEKQRPLLADCRAAAVLVPQETENCRLTQIVVGNVQKALIEALKLFAPPLTSWKGVHPTAVVEPDAVLEEGVGIGPNTYIGHQVRIGAYTVIGPNCSIGERTQIGSRCRLDSNVVVYHDCRIGNFCILQSHCTIGATGFGYAFVDGRHQLIPHNGGVILEDGVEIGANSCVDRAKFGQTVVGAGTKIDNLVQVGHNVRIGRMCLLAGQVGLAGSAVLGDGVVLGGQVGVADHITVGSGAMAGAAATIVENVEPGGQVWGTPAQEIAAEKRSAVWYRRLPKLAEEVRELKKRIQQLENAKNNPA
- the bamA gene encoding outer membrane protein assembly factor BamA translates to MRTGWLFGMVLAVWLTAESLVQAQEDQPEGLVIGSIETAGTVTLTRAQVLSTVRARVGQVFRAEQAAEDVKRLASLEGVDTAYYNAKVADGKVVLTYVIVEKNLIRSIVLQGNKKVSDSRLLSELGIKQGDYLDQFQVKSGVEKLKEYYRKKGYSQAKVTLDESRLIVGQVIFTIEEGPRTKVRKVVFEGNEAFSDEQLLKAVKTRPKKFLVFPVYWDQEQMTKDEQQLLDFYRKQGYLDIKAESSVLFSEDRKTAEVTFRVTEGPQYKVESMALSGYLFEDEEALRSELKLKPDSPFSPDRLEYDVKKIRTRYRSEGYLDVQVETVRKELEGHRVAVEQKITEGPRYRIGQITITGNRMIKDYAIRRVLDEEGFRPGSWYDGAAAAGDGKGELEKIVQQTTAAQSVTIVPSGTEPQRRDALVQIAEGQTGTIMLGAGIASDSGLIGQISLDQRNFDITDWPTSFSDLFTGKAFRGAGQRFRAMYSPGRRWTSYSVGFTEPYLYDQPLALDLAYSGFTRIRESYDEKRTGPSFGLTRRYPDDWRRGISFRFENVSVENLDDVVPSDVLDVAGDNLRLGTRFWMGLDKTDSRFRPSKGYNFDAGYEQVLGDHTYGLVTATQRWYKTLYEDLAEHKTILETKLFGGTVVGSSPTYDRFYGGGIGSIRGFRYRGISPRGENDDPIGSDWMVQGSVEAAIPLGSETFSWLLFTDAGLFESGPIRTSVGTGIQILIPQIFGPVPMRFELGAPITKDDDDETQAFSFSVGALF
- a CDS encoding OmpH family outer membrane protein, whose translation is MNGHKGHGWILTAVLAGCAAWMLFQQGFAASEEKYAPARIGVVDVTKILENCKKNKQWQEKAEADRSRVQAEFQQMRKDLETLQANIKQLKPGSSDYFALMGEYEEKRAVMEGRNTFYENKFTQEMQQWMEALYSDFLKVIEMVAREKGLDMVVGKETLEMPAPTLRDFMLSVKTQKVLYSRPELDITDEVLAALDKLSN
- the rplI gene encoding 50S ribosomal protein L9, with the translated sequence MKVLLCEDVAKLGWLGDIVEVKDGYARNYLLPQGLAVIPTEAAIRSLAEEKARRAEARRLARLEKERLSASLEGVEISLTAKANEQGHLFGSVTEADIAEALQRKGFAVSAEMVHLEAHIKEVGTRDVVIKTASDLKATVRVIVAAEEAVLGTDEETSGQ
- the lpxC gene encoding UDP-3-O-acyl-N-acetylglucosamine deacetylase, which codes for MQKTIRHEGELSGRGLFFGQEAHVVFRPAEPDTGIVFVRTDLERPVRIRVCPESIVERQRRSALGNGDVLIETSEHCLAAAAALGLDNLIIEMDASELPGFDGSSEEYFKTLVKCEPVEQNKPRRELVIREPVCIQDGEKAIYALPDATGGLHLTFDMDYTQHTGIGRQTYSCRLSEAHFATHLAPARTFVLEAEARQMQAAGIGTHLSPRQILVISSDGPIRNSYRFPDECVRHKVVDLIGDLMLAGMPIVGRIVAYKSGHALNHQLVKALIEQDRKHRGLSPAGKPLLDIRRIQKILPHRYPFLLVDKVIEVEEDRRITAVKNVTINEHFFQGHFPGAPVMPGVLIVEAMAQVCGLLFAQTLEHTGKLAVLLTMDQVKIRKSVVPGDQLILTAEADKVRSRAAKCSCTAKVGSEIVAEAQLKFMLVDDEVG
- the dnaB gene encoding replicative DNA helicase gives rise to the protein MAQTKKPAVNNRSAGSAEGAEGVAGRKIPASPEAEAALLGSMILDPLCIGRVVEHLKADSFSLPEHQLVFEALVHLFEERREVDLVTLKDELEKQGHLAAVGGMEYVLRLAEAVPTAANYEYYMQIVQQKSILRDLAYVCQEILQDVCDPTGESDEKLDEAEKKIFQVTERKISGTAEPIRNLIYQAFEAIDARKGGTGVTGVPTGFQELDDLLGGLQYGDMIIVAGRPSMGKTSFALNMAEYIGADADLPVVIFSLEMSKQQLTERFLCSRTGLNLQMLRKGLISTEQHQQLVEEGARLSEKPIFIDDTPGLTPLMIRAKCRRLKSQYQIQAVFIDYLQLMSLGGKVESRQQEISTISRYLKSLARELAVPVVVLSQLNRAPEGREDHRPRMSDLRESGSIEQDADVILLLHRESYYRRSDGEDAAEDNTAEVIVAKQRNGPTGKIDLLFDGACTRFREKYRGSVPEDYREPPI